The Allochromatium tepidum genome has a window encoding:
- a CDS encoding BolA family protein — protein sequence METEAVAELIRTGLPGAEVQVTGDGEHFEAIVVSEAFEGLSLLKRERLIMETVREQVAGGELHALSIKARTPAQQAAQR from the coding sequence TTGGAAACCGAAGCCGTTGCAGAACTGATTCGTACTGGCTTACCCGGAGCCGAGGTCCAGGTCACGGGGGATGGCGAGCATTTCGAGGCCATCGTCGTCAGCGAGGCCTTCGAGGGACTGTCGCTGCTCAAGCGCGAGCGTCTCATCATGGAGACGGTCCGGGAGCAGGTCGCCGGCGGCGAGCTGCACGCGCTCTCCATCAAGGCGCGCACGCCGGCTCAACAGGCCGCCCAACGCTGA
- the argH gene encoding argininosuccinate lyase — protein sequence MSDSNSSAKPWAGRFNAPTDAFVEAFTASVDFDRRLYRYDIRGSIAHASMLARQGILTEAEHDAIVAGLERVRARIDAGEFDWSIRLEDVHMNIESALTADIGDAGKKLHTGRSRNDQVATDVRLWLRDEIDTIRAEIVRLQTALLDLAEREADTILPGFTHLQVAQPITFGHHMLAWFEMLERDRERLVDCRRRMNVMPLGAAALAGTTYPIDRHYTAERLGFDRPAENSLDAVSDRDFAIEFTADAAILMMHLSRFSEELILWSSAQFGFVELSDSFCTGSSIMPQKKNPDVPELVRGKSGRIFGHLMGLLTLMKSQPLAYNKDNQEDKEPLFDTVDNLKGSLKVYADMMAHVTCNRDRMRAAAKQGFSTATDLADYLVRRGIPFRDAHEIVGKAVALGVREGRDLAELTLAELRRFSDAIDEDVFAVLTLEGSVAARDHIGGTAPAQVRAAIERGRRRLNGAHES from the coding sequence ATGTCAGACTCGAACTCCTCCGCCAAGCCCTGGGCCGGGCGCTTCAATGCCCCGACCGACGCCTTCGTCGAAGCCTTCACCGCCTCGGTCGACTTCGACCGCCGACTCTATCGCTACGACATCCGGGGCTCGATCGCCCATGCCTCCATGCTCGCGCGTCAGGGCATCCTGACCGAGGCCGAGCACGACGCCATCGTTGCCGGCCTGGAACGGGTGCGCGCGCGCATCGACGCCGGTGAGTTCGACTGGTCGATCCGGCTCGAAGACGTGCACATGAACATCGAGTCGGCGCTGACCGCCGACATCGGCGACGCGGGCAAGAAGCTCCACACCGGACGCTCGCGCAACGATCAGGTCGCCACCGACGTGCGTCTCTGGCTGCGCGACGAAATCGACACCATCCGCGCCGAGATCGTCCGTCTGCAAACCGCGCTCCTGGATCTGGCCGAGCGCGAGGCCGACACCATCCTGCCCGGCTTCACCCATCTCCAGGTCGCCCAGCCCATCACCTTCGGTCATCACATGCTGGCCTGGTTCGAGATGCTGGAGCGCGACCGCGAGCGTCTGGTCGACTGCCGCCGCCGGATGAACGTCATGCCGCTCGGCGCGGCGGCACTCGCCGGAACCACCTACCCCATCGACCGCCATTACACCGCCGAGCGGCTCGGCTTCGACCGCCCGGCCGAGAACTCGCTCGACGCCGTCTCGGATCGCGACTTCGCCATCGAGTTCACGGCGGACGCCGCAATCCTGATGATGCATCTGTCGCGCTTCTCGGAAGAGCTGATCCTGTGGTCCTCGGCCCAGTTCGGCTTCGTCGAGCTCTCGGACAGCTTCTGCACCGGCTCCTCGATCATGCCGCAGAAGAAGAACCCCGACGTGCCCGAGCTGGTGCGCGGCAAGAGCGGGCGCATCTTCGGTCATCTGATGGGGCTGCTGACCCTGATGAAATCCCAGCCGCTGGCCTACAACAAGGACAATCAGGAAGACAAGGAGCCGCTGTTCGATACCGTCGACAACCTCAAGGGCTCGCTCAAGGTCTATGCCGACATGATGGCGCATGTCACCTGCAACCGCGACCGGATGCGCGCAGCGGCCAAACAGGGCTTCAGCACCGCCACCGATCTGGCCGATTATCTGGTGCGCCGGGGCATCCCCTTCCGCGACGCCCATGAGATCGTCGGCAAGGCCGTTGCGCTCGGCGTGCGCGAAGGGCGCGATCTGGCCGAGCTGACGCTCGCTGAACTGCGCCGATTCTCGGATGCCATCGATGAGGACGTCTTCGCCGTACTGACGCTAGAAGGCTCGGTCGCCGCGCGCGATCACATCGGCGGTACGGCGCCGGCGCAGGTACGCGCCGCGATCGAACGCGGACGCCGGCGGCTGAACGGCGCCCATGAGTCCTGA
- the rho gene encoding transcription termination factor Rho gives MNLTELKKMPVPNLVALAQSMDIEGVGRSRKQDLIFAILKAQAKKGEDIYGDGVLEILSDGFGFLRSADASYLAGPDDIYVSPSQIRRFALRTGDTISGKIRPPKDGERYFALLKVNDINYDRPENAKNKILFENFTPLFAQQRLTLEIGNGSTEDITARTIDLIAPIGKGQRGLIVSPPKAGKTMMLQNIAQSIGHNHPDCYLIVLLIDERPEEVTEMARSVRGEVISSTFDEPATRHVQVAEMVIEKAKRLVEHKRDVVILLDSITRLARAYNTVVPSSGKVLTGGVDANALQRPKRFFGAARNVEEGGSLTILATALVDTGSRMDDVIYEEFKGTGNMEIHMDRRIAEKRIFPAININRSGTRREELLMGQAELQKMWILRKILHPMDELAAMEFLHDKLKATKTNDEFFSSMKG, from the coding sequence ATGAATCTAACTGAACTCAAGAAGATGCCGGTGCCCAACCTGGTGGCCCTGGCGCAATCCATGGACATCGAAGGCGTCGGCCGCTCGCGCAAGCAGGATCTGATCTTCGCCATCCTCAAGGCCCAGGCCAAGAAGGGCGAGGACATCTACGGCGACGGCGTGCTCGAGATCCTCTCGGATGGGTTCGGTTTCCTGCGCTCGGCCGATGCCTCCTATCTGGCCGGGCCGGACGACATCTATGTCTCGCCGAGTCAGATCCGGCGCTTCGCGCTGCGCACCGGAGATACCATCTCGGGCAAGATCCGTCCGCCCAAGGACGGCGAGCGCTATTTCGCGCTGCTCAAGGTCAACGACATCAACTACGACCGCCCAGAGAACGCCAAGAACAAGATCCTGTTCGAGAACTTCACGCCGCTCTTCGCCCAGCAGCGCCTGACGCTGGAGATCGGCAACGGCAGCACCGAGGACATCACGGCCCGCACCATCGATCTGATCGCGCCCATCGGCAAGGGGCAGCGCGGTCTGATCGTCTCGCCGCCCAAGGCCGGTAAGACCATGATGCTGCAGAACATCGCGCAATCCATCGGCCACAACCATCCCGACTGCTATCTGATCGTGCTCCTGATCGACGAGCGTCCCGAGGAAGTGACCGAGATGGCGCGCTCGGTGCGCGGCGAGGTCATCTCCTCGACCTTCGACGAGCCGGCCACCCGTCACGTCCAGGTCGCCGAGATGGTGATCGAGAAGGCCAAGCGGCTGGTCGAGCACAAGCGCGACGTGGTCATCCTGCTCGACTCCATCACCCGTCTGGCGCGCGCCTACAACACCGTGGTGCCCTCCTCCGGCAAGGTGCTCACCGGCGGTGTCGACGCCAACGCCCTGCAACGACCCAAGCGCTTCTTCGGCGCCGCGCGCAACGTCGAGGAAGGCGGCTCACTGACCATTCTGGCCACGGCGCTGGTCGACACCGGCTCGCGCATGGACGATGTGATCTATGAGGAATTCAAGGGCACGGGCAACATGGAGATCCACATGGATCGCCGTATCGCCGAGAAGCGCATCTTCCCCGCGATCAACATCAACCGTTCCGGCACGCGGCGCGAAGAGCTGCTGATGGGGCAGGCGGAGCTTCAGAAGATGTGGATCCTGCGCAAGATCCTGCACCCGATGGACGAACTGGCCGCGATGGAATTCCTGCACGACAAGCTCAAGGCGACCAAGACCAACGACGAGTTCTTCTCGTCGATGAAGGGCTGA
- the pbpC gene encoding penicillin-binding protein 1C, with translation MCRSSKLLLTSILLIASAGGVRLWLDAWIEATPLPDLEFATSPQILDREGRLLRAFAVADGRWRLPVALDAVDPRYPDRLLAIEDRRFRDHAGVDPLALMRAAWQWLRQGRVVSGGSTISMQLARLLDGRSTRDLAGKLHQMRLALALERRLDKDAILSAYLDLTPYGGNIEGLRSGALAWLGREPHRLTAAESALLIALPQAPESRRPDRDAAALRRARDAILQRLHAAGRIDAIELAGALREPVPSVRRPFPMLAAHLARRLHRAHPERHVQRLTLDARLQERLETLAAERARALGDRVSLAILVADHATGEVRASVGSPDPLDEARRGHIDMTRAIRSPGSTLKPLIYGLAFEDGIAHPESLIEDRPTGFDGYAPTNFDRTFQGTVSVRRALQASLNIPAVRLLDAVGPARLAARLRRAGVEPALPELSAPGLAIGLGGVGVTLTDLVRLYAAIARGGSPVVLRESLERDSPGSASAACPSRPVLDERAAWMVGSILAGAPAPDRATADRIAFKTGTSYGYRDAWAIGFDGRWVVGVWTGRADGASVPGLAGIEAAAPVLIDVFAQLGPRTPLPAPPPGVRPMSYAQLPEILRHVPAARRATASATALEIAYPPPGARIDLGFGASSTESLALRVRGGTPPFTWFADGGPIAREPFARTTRWTPTGPGYVTLLVVDGRGESARVRVRLD, from the coding sequence GTGTGTCGGTCTTCAAAGCTCCTGCTGACCTCGATCCTCCTCATCGCCTCGGCCGGCGGTGTCCGGCTGTGGCTGGACGCCTGGATCGAGGCCACGCCCCTGCCTGACCTGGAGTTCGCAACCTCGCCCCAGATCCTCGACCGCGAGGGACGGCTGTTGCGCGCCTTCGCCGTGGCCGACGGTCGCTGGCGTCTGCCGGTCGCGCTCGACGCGGTCGATCCGCGCTATCCGGACAGGCTCCTGGCCATCGAGGACCGGCGCTTTCGCGACCATGCCGGCGTCGATCCGTTAGCGCTCATGCGCGCGGCCTGGCAATGGCTCAGACAGGGGCGCGTCGTCTCCGGCGGCTCGACGATCAGCATGCAACTGGCGCGTCTGCTCGACGGGCGCTCGACCCGCGACCTCGCCGGCAAACTGCATCAGATGCGTCTGGCCCTGGCCCTGGAACGACGGCTGGACAAGGACGCCATCCTCTCCGCCTACCTCGATCTGACGCCCTATGGCGGCAACATCGAGGGTCTGCGTTCCGGTGCTTTGGCCTGGCTGGGCCGCGAGCCGCACCGATTGACGGCGGCGGAATCCGCGCTCCTGATCGCGCTACCCCAGGCGCCCGAGTCGCGTCGTCCCGACCGTGATGCGGCGGCCCTGCGGCGGGCGCGCGATGCCATCCTCCAGCGCCTCCACGCCGCCGGCCGCATCGACGCGATCGAGCTGGCCGGCGCCTTGCGCGAGCCGGTGCCGAGCGTGCGCCGTCCCTTTCCGATGCTCGCCGCCCATCTGGCCCGGCGTCTGCATCGCGCCCATCCCGAACGCCATGTCCAGCGTCTGACCCTCGATGCCCGCTTGCAGGAGCGCCTGGAAACCCTGGCCGCCGAGCGCGCCCGCGCCCTGGGCGATCGTGTCTCGCTCGCCATCCTGGTCGCCGATCACGCCACGGGCGAGGTTCGGGCCTCGGTCGGTTCGCCCGATCCGCTCGACGAGGCGCGCCGGGGCCATATCGACATGACCCGCGCCATCCGTTCGCCCGGATCGACGCTCAAGCCGCTGATCTATGGTCTGGCCTTCGAGGACGGCATCGCTCATCCCGAGAGCCTGATCGAAGACCGTCCGACCGGCTTCGACGGCTATGCCCCGACCAACTTCGATCGCACATTCCAGGGCACGGTCTCGGTACGCCGCGCCCTGCAAGCCTCGCTGAACATCCCGGCGGTCCGGCTACTGGACGCCGTGGGACCGGCGCGTCTGGCGGCCCGTCTGCGCCGCGCCGGGGTCGAGCCGGCCTTGCCTGAACTCTCGGCGCCCGGTCTGGCCATCGGCCTGGGCGGGGTCGGGGTGACGCTCACCGATCTGGTCCGACTCTATGCCGCGATCGCGCGCGGCGGCTCGCCGGTCGTGCTGCGCGAGTCACTGGAGCGCGACAGTCCGGGCAGCGCATCGGCGGCGTGCCCGTCGCGTCCGGTGCTGGACGAGCGCGCCGCCTGGATGGTCGGCTCCATCCTCGCCGGGGCGCCGGCCCCGGATCGCGCCACGGCCGACCGGATTGCTTTCAAGACCGGCACCTCCTACGGCTATCGCGACGCCTGGGCCATCGGCTTCGACGGACGCTGGGTGGTGGGTGTCTGGACCGGCCGGGCCGATGGCGCCTCCGTGCCGGGTCTGGCCGGGATCGAGGCCGCCGCGCCCGTGCTCATCGACGTCTTCGCCCAGCTCGGCCCGCGCACGCCGCTGCCGGCGCCGCCGCCCGGCGTGCGGCCCATGAGCTACGCCCAACTACCCGAGATCCTGAGGCATGTGCCGGCGGCACGGCGCGCGACGGCTTCGGCCACGGCGCTGGAGATCGCCTATCCGCCGCCGGGGGCGCGGATCGATCTGGGGTTCGGCGCCTCCTCGACCGAATCGCTGGCACTCAGGGTCCGGGGCGGCACACCGCCTTTCACCTGGTTCGCCGACGGCGGACCCATTGCCCGCGAACCCTTTGCCAGAACCACGCGCTGGACGCCGACGGGTCCGGGCTATGTGACGCTGCTCGTCGTCGACGGACGCGGCGAGTCGGCGCGGGTGCGGGTCAGACTCGATTGA
- the nagZ gene encoding beta-N-acetylhexosaminidase: MPLGPIMLDLAGTALDAEDRELLRHPAVGGVILFARNYESPEQLAALTAAIHAVREPALLIGVDQEGGRVQRFRDGFTRLPPAGRLGLLHRERPAHARAVCESIAWLMAAELRAVGVDFSFAPVLDLDRGISRVIGDRGFSPDPQAVGELASSWMRGARQAGMASVGKHFPGHGGVEADSHTELPHDERPFVDLDLEDLVPFRRLIDQGLEAMMPAHVIYPRIDPRPAGFSPIWLREILRRQLGFQGVIFSDDLNMEAAGAGGSHVERAQAAAAAGCDMLLICNNRPAAVSILAAFKDHRDPATSLRLLRMHGRKPLDRVRLHESPEWHRALGHIAELESHDSLELPLDDPTTPEPRTQS, translated from the coding sequence ATGCCACTCGGCCCCATCATGCTCGATCTCGCGGGAACGGCGCTCGACGCCGAGGATCGCGAACTGCTGCGCCATCCGGCCGTCGGTGGCGTCATCCTCTTTGCGCGCAACTACGAATCGCCCGAGCAGCTCGCGGCGCTGACGGCCGCCATCCATGCGGTGCGCGAGCCGGCACTGCTGATCGGCGTCGATCAGGAAGGCGGACGGGTGCAGCGTTTCCGCGACGGCTTCACGCGCCTGCCGCCGGCAGGGCGTCTGGGCCTGCTCCATCGCGAGCGTCCGGCGCATGCGCGTGCCGTCTGCGAATCCATCGCCTGGCTGATGGCCGCCGAGTTGCGCGCGGTCGGGGTGGATTTCAGCTTCGCGCCCGTGCTGGATCTGGATCGGGGCATCAGCCGGGTGATCGGTGATCGCGGATTCAGCCCTGATCCGCAGGCGGTCGGCGAGCTGGCGTCGAGCTGGATGCGCGGTGCGCGTCAGGCGGGCATGGCCAGCGTCGGCAAGCATTTTCCGGGGCATGGCGGGGTCGAGGCCGATTCGCATACGGAACTGCCGCACGACGAGCGTCCTTTCGTCGATCTGGATCTGGAGGATCTGGTGCCCTTCCGCCGTCTCATCGACCAGGGGCTGGAGGCGATGATGCCGGCGCATGTGATCTATCCGCGCATCGATCCGCGCCCGGCCGGGTTCTCTCCGATCTGGTTGCGCGAGATCCTGCGCCGGCAGCTCGGATTCCAGGGCGTCATCTTCAGCGACGATCTCAATATGGAGGCGGCCGGCGCGGGGGGTAGCCATGTCGAGCGGGCTCAAGCCGCAGCGGCGGCCGGTTGCGATATGCTGCTGATCTGCAACAATCGTCCGGCGGCTGTTTCGATTCTTGCGGCCTTCAAAGACCATCGCGACCCCGCGACCAGTCTGCGGCTGCTACGGATGCACGGGCGCAAGCCGCTCGATCGCGTCCGCCTGCACGAAAGCCCCGAATGGCATCGCGCCCTGGGCCATATCGCCGAACTCGAATCCCATGATTCGCTCGAGCTGCCGCTCGACGATCCCACGACTCCGGAGCCAAGAACCCAATCATGA
- the ftsH gene encoding ATP-dependent zinc metalloprotease FtsH, whose product MNAKILNILLWIAVSFWLVMMLNSLTTSEQIEARNLSYSQFLQELSSGAVQEVTIQDETIKGVRSDGSRFETYDPGDPGLVGDLLKHDVVIRAKPPEQPSIFMQLVAAWLPFIVLAGIWIWFMRRSAGGGSGGLFNFGKSRARRHAEGEVRVTLRDVAGVEEAKEEVGELVDFLRNPQKFSNLGGRIPRGVLMVGPPGTGKTLLARAIAGEAKVPFFSISGSDFVEMFVGVGASRVRDLFEQAKKHAPCIIFIDEIDAVGRKRGAGLGGGHDEREQTLNQLLVEMDGFTGNEGVIVIAATNRADVLDPALLRPGRFDRQVVVGLPDLAGRAAILEVHMRKVPIAEDVDARTIARGTPGFSGADLANLVNEAALFAARSGREEVGMDMFEKAKDKIMMGAERRSIVMSESEKKLTAYHEAGHAIVGRLVPEHDPVHKVSIIPRGRALGVTLFLPERDRYSMSKRQLESQISSLFGGRLAEEMIFGPEQVTTGASNDIERATDIARNMVTRFGLSDSMGPLAYAEDEGEVFLGRSVTQQRQVSPETALAIDQAVRDIIDRNYQRTKRILEEHLDKLHTMAEALLTYETIGKDQIDDIMAGRPMREPEEHGGGRPTTKADGGSGATQGKGAPGQPPIAIGGV is encoded by the coding sequence ATGAATGCCAAGATCCTGAACATCCTACTCTGGATTGCCGTCTCCTTCTGGCTGGTGATGATGCTCAACAGCCTCACCACCTCCGAACAGATCGAGGCGCGCAATCTCAGTTACAGCCAGTTCCTGCAGGAACTCTCCAGCGGCGCCGTCCAGGAGGTCACGATTCAGGACGAGACCATCAAGGGGGTGCGCAGCGACGGCTCGCGCTTCGAGACCTATGATCCGGGCGATCCGGGGCTGGTGGGCGATCTGCTCAAGCACGATGTGGTCATCCGCGCCAAGCCGCCGGAACAGCCGAGTATCTTCATGCAACTGGTCGCCGCCTGGTTGCCGTTCATCGTGCTGGCCGGGATCTGGATCTGGTTCATGCGTCGCAGTGCCGGCGGCGGTTCGGGCGGTCTGTTCAATTTCGGCAAGAGCCGCGCGCGCCGGCACGCCGAGGGCGAGGTGCGCGTGACCCTGCGCGACGTGGCCGGCGTCGAGGAGGCCAAGGAAGAGGTCGGCGAGCTGGTCGACTTCCTGCGCAATCCGCAGAAGTTCTCCAACCTGGGCGGACGCATCCCGCGCGGTGTGCTCATGGTCGGCCCGCCCGGTACGGGTAAGACGCTGCTGGCGCGCGCTATCGCCGGCGAGGCCAAGGTGCCCTTCTTCAGCATCTCCGGCTCGGACTTCGTCGAGATGTTCGTCGGTGTCGGCGCCTCGCGCGTGCGCGACCTGTTCGAGCAGGCCAAGAAACATGCGCCCTGCATCATCTTCATCGACGAGATCGACGCGGTCGGGCGCAAGCGCGGCGCCGGTCTCGGCGGCGGGCACGACGAGCGCGAGCAGACCCTCAACCAGCTCCTGGTCGAGATGGACGGCTTCACCGGCAACGAGGGCGTGATCGTGATCGCCGCGACCAACCGCGCCGACGTGCTCGATCCGGCGCTGCTGCGTCCGGGGCGCTTCGACCGTCAGGTGGTGGTCGGTCTGCCGGATCTGGCCGGACGTGCGGCGATCCTGGAAGTCCACATGCGCAAGGTGCCGATCGCCGAGGATGTCGATGCACGCACCATCGCGCGCGGCACGCCTGGCTTCTCGGGTGCGGATCTGGCCAATCTGGTCAACGAGGCCGCACTGTTCGCCGCGCGTTCCGGTCGCGAAGAGGTCGGCATGGACATGTTCGAGAAGGCCAAGGACAAGATCATGATGGGCGCCGAGCGGCGCAGCATCGTGATGTCCGAGTCCGAGAAGAAGCTCACCGCCTATCACGAGGCCGGACATGCCATCGTCGGGCGGCTGGTGCCCGAGCACGACCCGGTGCACAAGGTCAGCATCATCCCGCGCGGTCGGGCGCTGGGCGTGACCCTGTTCTTGCCCGAGCGCGACCGTTACAGCATGAGCAAGCGTCAGCTCGAAAGCCAGATCTCCAGTCTGTTCGGCGGACGTCTGGCCGAGGAGATGATCTTCGGACCCGAGCAGGTGACGACCGGGGCCTCGAACGACATCGAGCGTGCCACCGACATCGCGCGCAACATGGTCACGCGCTTCGGGTTGTCCGACAGCATGGGGCCGCTGGCCTATGCCGAGGACGAGGGCGAGGTGTTCCTGGGCCGTTCGGTGACGCAGCAGCGTCAGGTCTCGCCCGAGACGGCGCTGGCGATCGATCAGGCGGTGCGCGACATCATCGACCGCAACTATCAGCGCACCAAACGGATACTGGAGGAGCATCTCGATAAGCTCCACACCATGGCCGAGGCGCTCCTGACCTACGAAACCATCGGCAAGGACCAGATCGACGACATCATGGCCGGTCGGCCGATGCGCGAGCCGGAGGAGCATGGCGGCGGTCGTCCGACGACCAAGGCCGACGGCGGCAGTGGGGCGACCCAGGGTAAGGGCGCTCCCGGTCAGCCGCCGATCGCTATCGGCGGAGTCTGA
- a CDS encoding peptide chain release factor 3 has product MTELQEQLSKRRTFAIISHPDAGKTTLTEKLLLFGGAIQLAGTVKGRKAARHATSDWMELEKERGISVTSSVMQFPYGEAIINLLDTPGHEDFSEDTYRTLTAVDSALMVIDVAKGVEERTIKLMDVCRLRDTPILTFVNKLDREGRDTIEILDEIESVLKIQCAPVTWPIGMGKRFKGVYDLRTGRTHLFTARHGGKIVEGEIIEGLDNPRMDEVLGDQAQELREELELVEGASHPLDLDAYLAGKQTPVFFGSAINNFGVRELLDAFVSYAPPPRARETRQRTVDPGESAFTGFVFKIQANMDPAHRDRVAFMRVCSGSYKKGMKMRHARIGKSIQVANAITFQADERRHVEEAWPGDIIGLHNHGTIQIGDTFTEGEDLKYEGIPYFAPELFRRVVLRDPLRMKALHKGVLQLSEEGATQSFRPLKNNDLILGAVGVLQFDVAAYRLKAEYGVDAVVEAVSVKTARWIRCDDPRMLERFKEKCYEHLALDGDDQLVYLAPTMVNLSLAEERWPDVRFLATREL; this is encoded by the coding sequence ATGACCGAACTCCAGGAACAGCTCTCCAAGCGGCGGACCTTCGCCATCATCTCGCACCCAGACGCCGGCAAGACCACGCTGACCGAAAAGCTCTTGCTCTTCGGCGGTGCCATCCAGCTCGCCGGCACGGTCAAGGGACGCAAGGCGGCGCGTCACGCCACCTCGGACTGGATGGAGCTGGAGAAGGAGCGCGGCATCTCGGTTACGTCCTCGGTGATGCAGTTCCCCTATGGCGAGGCCATCATCAACCTGCTCGACACGCCCGGTCACGAGGACTTCTCGGAAGACACCTACCGCACCCTGACGGCGGTCGACTCGGCGCTGATGGTGATCGACGTGGCCAAGGGCGTCGAGGAGCGCACCATCAAGCTGATGGACGTGTGCCGACTGCGCGACACCCCGATCCTGACCTTCGTCAACAAGCTCGACCGTGAGGGACGCGACACCATCGAGATCCTCGACGAGATCGAGAGCGTGTTGAAGATCCAGTGCGCGCCCGTGACCTGGCCGATCGGCATGGGCAAGCGTTTCAAGGGTGTCTATGACCTGCGCACCGGGCGCACCCATCTGTTCACCGCCCGGCACGGCGGCAAGATCGTCGAGGGAGAGATCATCGAGGGACTCGACAATCCGCGCATGGACGAGGTGCTCGGCGATCAGGCCCAGGAGCTGCGCGAGGAGCTGGAACTGGTCGAGGGCGCCAGCCATCCGCTCGATCTCGACGCCTATCTGGCCGGCAAGCAGACGCCGGTGTTCTTCGGCTCGGCGATCAACAACTTCGGCGTGCGCGAACTGCTCGATGCCTTCGTCAGTTACGCCCCGCCGCCGCGTGCGCGCGAGACCCGCCAGCGCACCGTCGATCCGGGCGAGTCGGCCTTCACCGGCTTCGTGTTCAAGATCCAGGCGAACATGGACCCGGCGCATCGCGACCGCGTCGCCTTCATGCGCGTGTGTTCGGGCAGCTACAAGAAGGGCATGAAGATGCGTCACGCGCGCATCGGCAAGAGCATCCAGGTCGCCAATGCCATCACCTTCCAGGCCGACGAGCGCCGTCACGTCGAGGAAGCCTGGCCGGGCGACATCATCGGTCTGCACAATCACGGCACCATCCAGATCGGCGACACCTTCACCGAGGGCGAGGATCTCAAGTACGAGGGCATCCCCTATTTCGCGCCCGAACTCTTCCGGCGCGTGGTGCTCAGGGATCCGCTGCGGATGAAGGCGTTGCATAAGGGCGTCCTGCAACTCTCGGAGGAAGGCGCCACTCAGTCGTTCCGGCCGCTGAAGAACAACGATCTGATCCTGGGCGCGGTCGGCGTGCTCCAGTTCGATGTCGCGGCCTATCGGTTGAAGGCCGAATACGGCGTCGATGCCGTGGTCGAGGCGGTCAGCGTCAAGACCGCGCGCTGGATCCGGTGCGACGATCCCAGGATGCTGGAGCGCTTCAAGGAGAAGTGTTACGAGCACCTGGCGCTCGATGGCGACGATCAGCTCGTCTATCTGGCCCCGACGATGGTCAATCTGAGCCTGGCCGAGGAACGCTGGCCGGATGTACGGTTCCTCGCTACCCGCGAGCTGTAA